One genomic window of Leptotrichia shahii includes the following:
- a CDS encoding HlyD family efflux transporter periplasmic adaptor subunit: MKNAVLVQRTVRSPFDGYIVKINAVKGGIINKNKPVVVLTEKNDLKIISESMTDEKLKI, from the coding sequence ATGAAAAATGCTGTGTTAGTTCAGAGAACTGTGAGAAGTCCGTTTGATGGCTATATTGTAAAAATTAATGCTGTAAAGGGTGGAATTATAAATAAAAATAAGCCTGTAGTGGTTTTGACGGAAAAGAATGATCTGAAAATAATAAGTGAAAGTATGACAGATGAAAAATTAAAAATTTGA
- a CDS encoding efflux RND transporter periplasmic adaptor subunit, with the protein MKKKDELIWLMPTIFIFIILFMIKFCTPKINKKYIVSKIKRENLELFVNMKGTVAANNITKIGLDVNLSVDGVYFKAGDFVKKGDIIVKFSDYQKSDDVEKRVLLVIKNAHLRNLEKQQKLGADVSKKIQEVKGK; encoded by the coding sequence TTGAAAAAAAAAGATGAACTAATTTGGTTAATGCCAACGATTTTTATTTTTATTATTCTTTTTATGATAAAATTTTGTACACCTAAAATTAATAAAAAATATATTGTCAGCAAAATAAAACGTGAAAATCTTGAACTTTTTGTAAATATGAAAGGAACTGTTGCTGCAAATAATATTACTAAAATTGGATTAGATGTAAATTTATCAGTTGACGGTGTTTATTTTAAAGCTGGAGATTTTGTGAAAAAGGGTGATATAATAGTAAAATTTAGCGACTATCAGAAAAGTGATGATGTTGAAAAAAGAGTATTGCTAGTTATAAAAAATGCACATTTGAGGAATCTTGAAAAACAGCAGAAATTAGGAGCGGATGTGAGTAAGAAGATTCAAGAAGTAAAGGGGAAATAG
- a CDS encoding acetate and sugar kinases/Hsc70/actin family protein — MKLFYEEELRRKSYYEMYQIAIEEKLVDVHLETPTREELIALLMKYRGVKANYCIDKYNKNGLVNVQQLFDSKLGERIHHENKIRVPHKIILYKELDLMREDNYKIEIPENVSIANVFLINANNYLCGIFHLEKDLKSRNKYFLISKKEFFRVETLRNNKFSFLFFKENDLKFIHEFYNWKEDEPYPLYPYQMDYYKVEIENFVVKNLETTNTPLCIDFGTVNTALGAYLDRNYVRDLPTNDILNGNVVIDAINYVKFDDGERHYREIFPTLVYVEDCSDSNNIKYSFGYDVVRKLEKNDYIVNGSIFYNLKRWVHEHNNLEKINDEFGNILYVKRKEIIKAYLKYVVNRAEYMFKCKFKKIHASSPVKLKEQFLTMFQEIFMVENKINKSSENEADKQNKISYEKNYEYEIIRENAMDEAIAVLYNTIEIQIRKGRYKENEEYSALIIDCGGGTTDLAACKYVINKDRISYYLDIRTSFENGDENFGGNDLTYRIMQFLKIVLGAKYSENRIVSVNDLIKYDNDMIYKVIDDSGVDKIFENMNLEYEKYEKIIPTKYSQFENKMSEEYQKIRNNFYMLWEAAENLKKEFFTSDGRLRTRFDAPRNYEKRNDIHITQLKSWKIHTYENEIFNTVTDYPRHIFTIKEIEKIVKADIYGMLRKFLNTYYKEGLLFEYSLIKLSGQSTKISTFQEVLKEFVPGKMIEYKELSHRDDYELKLNCLDGAIKYLDYKRFGHIDVEIVNEVPLVPYSVWVEKYDGKRVEMIQTSRKADILVGQIDKKSSAEELKIYVYNAEGELKKEMIYKNEDDYEEMDAQEILPEFVNIISQNDTDTIQNDTVRFFVYTDLNNWGFFVVPIQRKSDQLYLGRKQYFPYEDNLSENSYFDGNH, encoded by the coding sequence ATGAAATTGTTTTATGAGGAAGAATTACGGAGAAAATCCTATTATGAGATGTATCAAATTGCGATTGAGGAAAAGTTGGTGGATGTGCATTTGGAAACGCCTACGAGAGAGGAGCTAATTGCACTTCTGATGAAGTATCGGGGAGTGAAGGCTAATTATTGTATTGACAAGTATAATAAAAATGGGCTTGTGAATGTTCAGCAGCTTTTTGACAGTAAACTTGGAGAAAGGATTCATCATGAAAATAAAATACGAGTGCCGCACAAAATTATTTTGTATAAGGAACTTGATTTAATGAGAGAGGATAATTATAAAATTGAAATTCCTGAAAATGTCAGCATTGCAAACGTTTTTCTTATAAATGCAAATAATTATCTTTGTGGAATTTTTCATCTGGAAAAAGATTTGAAAAGTAGGAATAAATATTTTTTAATTAGTAAAAAAGAATTTTTTAGAGTTGAAACATTGAGAAATAATAAGTTTTCGTTTTTATTTTTTAAAGAAAATGACTTAAAATTTATTCATGAATTTTATAATTGGAAGGAAGATGAGCCATATCCGCTTTATCCATATCAGATGGATTATTATAAAGTTGAAATTGAAAATTTTGTTGTAAAAAATCTGGAAACTACAAATACTCCGCTTTGTATTGATTTTGGAACTGTGAATACAGCTTTGGGAGCATATCTGGATAGAAATTATGTGAGGGATTTGCCGACTAATGATATTTTGAATGGGAATGTTGTCATTGATGCGATAAACTATGTGAAATTTGATGATGGGGAAAGGCATTACCGTGAAATTTTTCCAACGTTAGTTTATGTTGAGGATTGCAGTGATAGTAATAATATTAAGTATTCGTTTGGATATGATGTGGTAAGAAAATTGGAAAAAAATGATTATATTGTTAATGGCTCGATTTTTTATAACTTGAAAAGGTGGGTGCATGAACATAATAATCTGGAAAAAATTAATGATGAGTTTGGGAATATTTTGTATGTAAAAAGAAAGGAAATAATAAAGGCTTATTTGAAATATGTTGTAAATCGTGCAGAATATATGTTTAAATGCAAATTTAAAAAGATTCATGCTTCCAGTCCTGTAAAATTAAAAGAGCAGTTTTTGACAATGTTTCAGGAAATTTTTATGGTAGAAAATAAAATTAATAAAAGTTCTGAAAATGAAGCTGATAAACAGAATAAAATTTCTTATGAAAAAAATTATGAATATGAAATTATTCGTGAAAATGCAATGGATGAAGCGATTGCTGTGCTTTATAATACGATTGAGATACAGATAAGGAAGGGGAGATATAAGGAAAATGAAGAATATAGTGCTTTAATTATTGATTGTGGTGGCGGGACGACGGATTTAGCGGCTTGTAAATATGTGATTAATAAGGACAGGATTTCATATTATTTGGATATAAGAACAAGTTTTGAAAATGGAGATGAAAATTTTGGGGGAAATGACTTGACTTATAGGATTATGCAGTTTTTGAAAATTGTGCTGGGGGCAAAGTATTCTGAAAATAGAATTGTTTCTGTTAATGATTTGATAAAATATGATAATGATATGATTTATAAAGTGATTGATGATAGCGGTGTTGATAAAATTTTTGAAAATATGAATTTGGAATATGAAAAATATGAGAAAATAATACCGACAAAATATTCACAATTTGAAAATAAAATGAGCGAAGAATATCAAAAAATACGAAATAATTTTTATATGCTCTGGGAAGCTGCTGAAAATTTAAAAAAAGAGTTTTTTACATCTGATGGAAGACTGCGAACACGTTTTGATGCACCTAGAAATTATGAAAAAAGGAATGACATTCATATAACGCAGTTAAAAAGCTGGAAAATTCACACTTATGAAAATGAAATATTTAACACAGTAACAGATTATCCAAGACATATTTTTACAATAAAGGAAATAGAAAAAATTGTAAAAGCCGATATTTATGGAATGCTTAGAAAATTTTTGAACACTTACTATAAGGAAGGGCTGCTTTTTGAGTATTCGTTGATAAAGTTGAGCGGACAATCGACTAAAATTAGTACATTTCAGGAAGTTCTGAAGGAATTTGTACCAGGGAAAATGATTGAATATAAGGAACTTAGTCATCGTGATGATTACGAGCTAAAGTTGAACTGTCTGGATGGAGCTATAAAATATTTGGATTATAAGCGGTTTGGGCATATAGATGTGGAAATTGTGAATGAAGTGCCGCTTGTGCCGTATTCTGTGTGGGTGGAAAAATACGATGGGAAAAGAGTTGAAATGATACAGACTTCACGAAAGGCTGATATCTTGGTTGGGCAAATTGACAAGAAAAGTTCAGCTGAAGAGCTAAAAATTTATGTCTATAATGCTGAAGGGGAACTCAAAAAAGAGATGATTTATAAAAATGAAGATGACTATGAGGAAATGGATGCACAGGAAATCTTGCCAGAATTTGTAAATATTATTTCTCAAAATGACACTGATACAATTCAAAATGATACAGTTAGATTTTTTGTTTATACTGATCTAAATAACTGGGGATTTTTTGTTGTGCCAATTCAAAGAAAGTCAGATCAGCTTTATCTTGGACGTAAACAGTATTTTCCTTATGAAGATAATTTAAGTGAAAATTCTTATTTTGATGGAAATCACTAA
- a CDS encoding serine/threonine-protein kinase, giving the protein MDFLSKGTILNGKYKIINYVAKSDFSNIYLAENGQRKKVAVKECYPSEIVMRYENKVFTEKYRKDFEKLKECFRKEKHILEKFCKKSKGSKGKFWNKVIKDDVIRILDFFSENGTNYIVMEYFGITLKKYILENKIQDEKTRINDILKIFRKIVRVVGKIHKKGIIHCDLKPSNILIDIRGNIRIIDFGSSLRKGQKIDFIEVSEGYSAIEVYSKKVQIDERVDVYSLSALLYFMLCGKKIDGAVKRFYKPELEFAREVILGFEKIGKFKEVEKIIKKGLEFERKKRFKSVREMIEKLELL; this is encoded by the coding sequence ATGGATTTTTTATCAAAGGGAACAATATTAAATGGGAAATATAAGATTATAAATTATGTGGCTAAAAGTGATTTTTCTAATATTTATTTGGCTGAAAATGGTCAAAGGAAAAAAGTGGCTGTGAAAGAATGTTATCCCTCTGAAATTGTTATGAGGTATGAAAATAAAGTTTTTACAGAGAAATATAGAAAAGATTTTGAGAAATTGAAAGAATGTTTTCGGAAAGAGAAACATATTTTAGAAAAGTTTTGTAAGAAGTCTAAAGGAAGTAAGGGGAAATTTTGGAATAAAGTTATTAAAGATGATGTCATTAGGATTTTAGATTTTTTTAGTGAAAATGGAACAAATTATATCGTTATGGAATATTTTGGGATTACTTTGAAAAAGTATATTTTAGAAAATAAGATTCAAGATGAAAAAACAAGAATAAACGATATTTTAAAAATATTTAGAAAAATTGTAAGAGTTGTCGGTAAGATTCATAAGAAAGGTATTATTCACTGTGATTTAAAACCTTCAAATATTTTAATTGATATTAGGGGAAATATTAGAATTATTGATTTTGGGTCAAGTTTGAGAAAAGGGCAAAAGATAGATTTTATTGAGGTTTCAGAAGGATATTCAGCTATTGAAGTTTATTCAAAAAAGGTTCAGATTGATGAGAGAGTGGATGTTTATTCACTTTCGGCACTTTTGTATTTTATGCTTTGTGGGAAGAAAATTGATGGGGCAGTTAAGAGGTTTTATAAGCCAGAATTGGAGTTTGCAAGAGAAGTGATTTTAGGATTTGAGAAAATTGGGAAATTTAAGGAAGTGGAAAAAATAATAAAAAAAGGATTGGAATTTGAAAGGAAAAAGAGATTTAAGAGTGTTAGGGAAATGATTGAAAAATTAGAATTATTATAA
- a CDS encoding protein phosphatase 2C domain-containing protein, with translation MRKDEAKFITEFLSEAGTKAENSDYFGYVLLDNYGIWAVADGFDEEEGAKAAARIAVESVIEYFMLRPRFNYDVIKEMMDYANLKVKEKQEEAKKYSLMHTSLLIVVSNYNSILYGNIGNTRFYHIRGGYIVSQSKDDTIAQLLVDEEALNISDMRFHRQRNDLLQAIGDFGKIKPNIIKSPVELMENDIFCLATVGFWENIDEHDMENDLSRFEDKKQWLNSLEKRILASLRDNIENYTITQVEVQAVASSEPMVKDRSKLIKKIILVVMIVVVIILFIIIWNVKRRNSILQAATQYEKLADEEILKKNFSNSIDNLKLEAGEYEKLKPKSKGIIGFLTNAEKKRNDADKKISEIKKKIEETEKIKEAFSNINEGNELFNNGNYDEANVKYQQAKYNLNDNSYKRDELNTEEILTTLDSRINSAVKLKEAKALEMAGDNAVNEGSYNLAKVSYKNAEDMYLANGRADYVSQIEKKIEEIADKEKTAYNGAMLAENKGDSLAQSNINSSKEAYYQARQMYQTLGDTVKAGEIDNKIQEVNSQQNADLQTANNLVQEGLSQITANNPAQAIGILTQAKNIYQKMKDTNNVNTVGKYISQAREFIKFESQNAEKLKEKELQYSEKLKSQEIEYSEKLRQQEIQLQQQLQVKEAEIKAQQEQMERERQKREEISRKMENASNLERQADQLAIDEKYEESISKYEETKKLLEEVNVDGNFGNQAGKIEDLNKKIEKSEGYLLKKKGEEDLKNKKWKDAMEKLTQAKEKLEKAGIKQNELEKIGKELKRAVKKVNRKWWQFWKIF, from the coding sequence ATGAGGAAAGATGAGGCAAAATTTATTACGGAATTTTTGAGTGAAGCTGGGACGAAAGCTGAAAATAGTGATTATTTTGGATATGTTTTGCTGGATAATTATGGGATTTGGGCTGTGGCTGATGGATTTGATGAGGAAGAAGGGGCAAAAGCTGCAGCAAGGATTGCTGTAGAATCTGTAATTGAATATTTTATGCTGCGTCCACGATTTAATTATGATGTAATAAAGGAAATGATGGATTATGCCAATTTAAAGGTTAAGGAAAAACAGGAGGAAGCTAAAAAATATTCTCTTATGCACACTTCCCTTTTGATCGTCGTAAGCAATTATAATTCAATTTTATATGGAAATATTGGAAATACAAGGTTTTATCATATTAGAGGCGGATATATTGTTTCTCAGAGTAAAGATGATACGATAGCACAGCTTTTGGTGGATGAAGAGGCATTAAATATATCAGATATGAGATTTCACAGGCAAAGAAATGATTTGCTACAGGCAATTGGGGATTTTGGAAAAATTAAGCCAAATATTATAAAAAGTCCTGTGGAGCTTATGGAAAATGATATTTTTTGCTTGGCGACTGTGGGATTTTGGGAAAATATCGATGAACACGATATGGAAAATGATTTATCCAGATTTGAGGATAAAAAGCAATGGTTAAATTCATTGGAAAAGAGGATACTCGCTTCGCTTAGGGATAATATTGAAAATTATACGATTACACAGGTAGAAGTGCAGGCTGTAGCCAGTTCAGAGCCTATGGTAAAGGATAGAAGTAAACTTATAAAAAAGATAATTTTAGTAGTAATGATAGTTGTTGTGATTATTTTATTTATTATAATTTGGAATGTAAAAAGACGAAATAGTATTTTACAGGCGGCGACACAATATGAAAAGTTAGCAGATGAAGAGATTTTGAAAAAGAATTTTAGTAATTCAATTGATAACTTGAAATTAGAAGCTGGAGAATATGAAAAATTAAAGCCAAAAAGTAAAGGAATAATAGGATTTCTTACAAATGCTGAGAAAAAAAGAAATGATGCGGATAAAAAAATTAGTGAGATAAAAAAGAAAATTGAAGAAACGGAAAAAATTAAAGAGGCATTTTCAAATATTAATGAAGGAAATGAACTGTTTAATAATGGAAATTATGATGAGGCAAACGTAAAATATCAGCAGGCTAAATATAATTTGAATGACAATAGCTATAAACGTGATGAACTGAATACAGAAGAAATTTTAACGACGTTGGATTCACGGATAAATTCGGCTGTGAAATTAAAAGAGGCAAAGGCTTTGGAAATGGCTGGAGATAATGCGGTTAATGAAGGAAGCTATAATTTGGCAAAAGTTAGTTATAAAAATGCAGAAGATATGTATTTAGCAAATGGAAGAGCAGATTATGTTTCACAAATTGAGAAAAAAATAGAAGAAATAGCGGATAAGGAAAAAACGGCATATAATGGTGCGATGCTTGCAGAAAACAAAGGAGATTCACTAGCACAAAGTAACATTAATTCTTCAAAAGAGGCTTATTATCAGGCACGTCAGATGTACCAGACGCTTGGAGATACTGTGAAAGCAGGAGAAATTGACAATAAGATACAAGAGGTTAATTCACAGCAAAATGCTGATTTACAGACTGCTAATAATCTTGTTCAGGAAGGACTTTCACAAATAACAGCAAACAATCCAGCACAGGCAATAGGAATTTTGACACAGGCTAAAAATATTTATCAAAAAATGAAAGATACAAATAATGTAAATACTGTTGGAAAATATATAAGCCAGGCACGGGAATTTATCAAGTTTGAAAGTCAGAATGCTGAAAAACTGAAGGAAAAGGAATTGCAATATTCGGAAAAATTAAAATCTCAAGAAATAGAATATTCAGAAAAGCTAAGACAGCAGGAAATTCAGCTGCAGCAGCAATTGCAGGTAAAAGAAGCAGAAATAAAGGCACAGCAGGAACAAATGGAGAGAGAAAGGCAAAAGCGGGAAGAAATATCAAGAAAAATGGAAAATGCTTCAAATCTAGAAAGGCAGGCGGATCAACTGGCTATAGATGAAAAATATGAGGAAAGTATCTCAAAATATGAAGAAACTAAAAAACTTTTGGAAGAAGTAAATGTGGATGGAAATTTTGGAAATCAAGCAGGTAAGATTGAAGATTTAAATAAAAAAATTGAAAAAAGTGAAGGATATTTGCTGAAAAAAAAGGGAGAAGAGGATCTGAAAAATAAAAAATGGAAAGATGCTATGGAAAAACTTACGCAGGCAAAGGAAAAACTGGAAAAGGCTGGGATAAAGCAAAATGAATTGGAAAAAATAGGGAAAGAATTGAAAAGAGCCGTGAAAAAGGTAAATAGGAAATGGTGGCAGTTCTGGAAGATTTTTTAA
- a CDS encoding FHA domain-containing protein codes for MKLDRCKNGHIYDISRYSSCPYCKSEGFETETQDDKINLVEQMEDEDRTTAYWSKDSTVDPVVGWLTCIEGHDKGKDYRIVSERNFIGRGENMDIQISGDTMISRKNHCSISYNPKQRKFMLTPGDSNGLIYLNGEAVYNTVELRAYSVMEMGESKFVFVNLCGDYFDWEKEKAREENVKRKHENLNDEKIVKNTNFQNKNNDLEVKIEEYE; via the coding sequence ATGAAATTAGATAGATGTAAAAATGGGCATATATACGATATTTCTAGATATAGTTCGTGTCCCTACTGTAAATCGGAAGGATTTGAAACAGAAACACAAGATGATAAAATTAATTTAGTTGAGCAAATGGAAGATGAGGATAGAACTACTGCCTACTGGTCAAAAGATAGCACTGTAGATCCTGTTGTGGGATGGCTTACGTGCATTGAAGGGCATGACAAGGGGAAAGATTACAGGATTGTGAGTGAGCGGAACTTTATTGGACGTGGGGAAAATATGGACATTCAAATTTCAGGCGATACTATGATTTCTAGAAAAAATCATTGCTCGATAAGCTATAATCCAAAACAGCGTAAGTTTATGCTAACTCCTGGAGATTCTAACGGGCTAATTTATTTAAATGGAGAAGCTGTCTATAATACGGTAGAATTAAGGGCTTATTCAGTTATGGAAATGGGGGAAAGTAAGTTTGTGTTTGTAAATCTTTGTGGAGACTATTTTGATTGGGAAAAGGAAAAAGCAAGAGAGGAAAACGTGAAGAGGAAACACGAAAATTTAAATGATGAAAAAATTGTGAAAAATACGAATTTTCAGAATAAAAATAATGATTTAGAAGTAAAAATTGAAGAATATGAATAA
- a CDS encoding FHA domain-containing protein, whose translation MLWGIRRFLRNFRSIFKRPFGRGSIYRLERLRSVARMRENGKSNTERSSLGVDKGIKKYEKRKLNTRNQKSYKFFNVKNILIMMVLMFTFIFVHFSGYSIKSLYFSIFIYIGVTLYLLIVERFFEKAEVQEEIKNIKNDREREHNVFLERVKEIENLEKNQIEHIFLKDSEDYDMKIWKVGRATSLLIGKQSPRNRVDIDVSEGIYSNLVSRAHGILNRVNGIWYYEDLGSQNGSGIEKNLDKRKIKLKKNIPIKVESGDIIYLATTKILLK comes from the coding sequence ATGTTATGGGGAATCAGAAGATTTCTGAGGAATTTCAGAAGTATTTTTAAACGACCATTTGGGCGTGGGAGCATTTATCGGCTGGAAAGACTCAGAAGTGTTGCACGAATGAGAGAAAATGGTAAAAGTAATACTGAAAGAAGCAGTTTGGGAGTTGACAAAGGGATAAAAAAATATGAAAAGCGAAAATTAAATACAAGAAATCAGAAAAGTTATAAATTTTTTAATGTAAAAAATATTTTGATAATGATGGTTTTGATGTTTACATTTATTTTTGTGCATTTTTCAGGATATTCTATAAAAAGTCTTTATTTTTCAATTTTTATTTATATTGGAGTTACACTTTACTTGCTTATTGTGGAAAGATTTTTTGAAAAAGCAGAAGTTCAAGAGGAAATTAAAAATATAAAAAATGATAGAGAAAGGGAACATAATGTTTTTTTAGAAAGAGTGAAGGAAATAGAGAATTTGGAGAAAAATCAGATTGAGCATATATTTTTGAAGGATTCTGAAGATTATGATATGAAAATATGGAAAGTTGGAAGGGCGACTTCTCTTTTAATTGGGAAACAGTCGCCTAGAAATAGAGTGGATATTGATGTAAGTGAAGGAATTTATTCTAATTTGGTTAGCAGAGCTCACGGCATTTTAAATCGTGTTAATGGAATTTGGTATTATGAAGATTTAGGCTCGCAAAACGGGAGTGGAATTGAAAAAAATCTGGATAAGCGAAAAATAAAATTAAAAAAAAATATACCTATAAAAGTGGAATCAGGCGATATAATTTATTTGGCAACTACAAAAATATTATTAAAATAA
- a CDS encoding J domain-containing protein, which produces MNYYEVLGVSENADVSEIKKKYRKLAIKYHPDRNSGDGNATKKFREVTEAYEILGDEKKREEYDCRRKNIQSQRKNKNKKGNVKNKFPQNDFTFGRDFFKSAREMRGMFENSFRMNKKQEGKAKLEKENIKIQFERFFDMKGKG; this is translated from the coding sequence ATGAATTATTATGAAGTATTAGGTGTGTCTGAAAATGCTGATGTTTCAGAAATAAAGAAAAAATATAGGAAATTGGCGATAAAATATCATCCAGACAGGAATTCAGGAGATGGAAATGCTACTAAGAAATTTCGGGAGGTAACTGAGGCTTATGAGATTCTTGGGGATGAAAAGAAAAGAGAAGAGTATGATTGTAGAAGGAAGAATATTCAGAGTCAAAGAAAAAATAAGAATAAAAAAGGAAATGTTAAAAATAAATTTCCTCAAAACGATTTTACTTTCGGAAGGGATTTTTTTAAAAGTGCTAGGGAAATGAGAGGGATGTTTGAAAATAGTTTTAGGATGAATAAAAAGCAAGAGGGAAAAGCGAAATTAGAGAAGGAAAATATAAAAATTCAGTTTGAGCGTTTTTTTGATATGAAAGGAAAAGGATAA